Proteins encoded within one genomic window of Zootoca vivipara chromosome 12, rZooViv1.1, whole genome shotgun sequence:
- the LOC118091640 gene encoding EH domain-containing protein 3 — protein MFSWLGNDDRRRKDPEVFQTVSEGLKKLYKTKLLPLEEYYKFHEFHSPALEDADFDNKPMVLLVGQYSTGKTTFIRYLLEQEFPGMRIGPEPTTDSFIAVMQGDVEGIIPGNALVVDPKKPFRKLNAFGNAFLNRFVCAQLPNPVLESISVIDTPGILSGEKQRISRGYDFAAVLEWFAERVDRIILLFDAHKLDISDEFSEVIKALKNHEDKMRVVLNKADQIETQQLMRVYGALMWSLGKIVNTPEVIRVYIGSFWSHPLLIPDNRKLFEAEEQDLFRDIQSLPRNAALRKLNDLIKRARLAKVHAYIISSLKKEMPSVFGKDNKKKELVNNLGEIYGRIEREHQISPGDFPNLKKMQEQLQGQDFSKFQPLKSKLLDAVEDMLASDIAQLMVLVRQEESQRPVQMVKGGAFEGTLHGPFGHGYGEGAGEGIDDANWVVARDKPMYDEIFYTLSPVDGKVTGANAKKEMVRSKLPNTVLGKIWKLSDIDKDGMLDDDEFALANHLIKVKLEGHELPNELPSHLIPPSKRKLTE, from the exons ATGTTCAGCTGGCTGGGCAACGACGACCGGAGGAGGAAAGACCCCGAGGTGTTCCAGACGGTGAGCGAGGGGCTGAAGAAACTCTACAAAACCAAGCTTCTCCCTCTGGAAGAATACTACAAATTCCACGAGTTTCATTCGCCCGCCTTGGAAGATGCGGACTTTGACAACAAGCCCATGGTGCTCCTCGTGGGACAATATTCCACCGGCAAAACCACCTTCATAAG GTACCTTCTCGAGCAAGAGTTCCCCGGCATGAGGATCGGTCCAGAGCCCACGACGGACTCCTTCATTGCTGTGATGCAGGGCGACGTGGAAGGCATCATTCCCGGGAACGCGCTGGTGGTGGATCCCAAGAAGCCTTTCAGGAAGCTGAATGCCTTCGGCAACGCCTTCTTGAACAG attCGTTTGTGCGCAGCTGCCAAATCCGGTCCTGGAGAGCATCAGCGTGATCGACACACCGGGGATCCTTTCCGGGGAGAAGCAGAGAATCAGCCGAG GTTACGACTTTGCTGCCGTCCTGGAGTGGTTTGCCGAGCGGGTGGACCGCATCATCCTCCTCTTCGACGCCCACAAGCTGGACATCTCGGACGAGTTCTCCGAGGTCATCAAAGCCCTGAAGAACCACGAGGACAAGATGAGGGTGGTGCTCAACAAGGCGGACCAGATCGAGACCCAGCAGCTCATGCGGGTCTACGGGGCGCTCATGTGGTCGTTGGGGAAGATCGTCAACACGCCCGAGGTGATCAGGGTCTACATCGGCTCCTTCTGGTCTCACCCGCTGCTCATCCCTGATAACCGCAAGCTCTTTGAGGCGGAGGAGCAGGACCTCTTCAGAGACATCCAAAGCCTGCCCCGAAACGCAGCCCTCCGGAAACTGAATGACCTCATTAAGCGGGCAAGGCTAGCCAAG GTCCATGCTTACATCATTAGCTCCCTTAAGAAAGAAATGCCGTCGGTGTTTGGGAAAGATAACAAGAAGAAAGAGCTCGTGAACAATTTGGGCGAGATCTACGGACGCATCGAGCGGGAGCACCAGATTTCACCGGGAGACTTTCCCAACCTGAAGAAGATGCAA GAACAGCTGCAGGGCCAAGACTTCAGTAAGTTCCAGCCCTTGAAGAGCAAACTGCTGGATGCCGTCGAGGACATGCTTGCCAGCGACATTGCCCAGCTGATGGTGCTGGTGCGCCAGGAGGAGTCTCAGCGCCCCGTGCAGATGGTGAAAGGGGGCGCCTTCGAGGGCACCCTGCACGGCCCCTTTGGCCACGGCTACGGCGAGGGCGCCGGGGAAGGGATCGACGACGCCAACTGGGTGGTAGCCAGGGACAAGCCCATGTACGACGAGATCTTCTACACGCTTTCGCCGGTGGACGGCAAGGTAACCGGCGCCAACGCGAAGAAGGAGATGGTGAGGTCCAAGCTGCCCAACACGGTCTTGGGCAAGATCTGGAAACTGTCCGACATCGACAAGGACGGGATGCTTGACGACGACGAGTTTGCTTTGGCCAACCACCTCATCAAAGTCAAGTTGGAAGGCCACGAGCTCCCTAACGAGCTCCCGTCTCATCTCATCCCTCCGTCAAAGAGGAAACTGACAGAGTGA